The genomic window CGCGTGTCCGGCGGCCACGCGGAAGAAGTGGTACGGCGCCACGCTGAAGAGCACGGCGAACAGGATCGCGACCGCCGGCCGGACGCGCACCGCCCTGAGGAACGCGTACCCGGTCACGGCGGTCGCCGCGAAGGTGAGGAGGTAGTAGAGGTTCAGCATCAGCAGGCCGCCGTCGAGCACGGTCGCCATGGCGGCCATGACCAGCGCCGAGGCGACGTCCACCTGGCTGCTGAAGAAGACGTTCAGGCCGTCCGGGAACCCGAGTGCCGGGTTGTCGGCGAAGGAGAACGACTGGGTCGCCGAGGTGAAGAGCGTGTAGTGCAGGATCGCGTCGTCACCGCCGGCCTGCCAGCGCTGCGAGAGGTCCGCCGGGCTGATCTTGAGGGCGACGATCGCGACGGCGACGCTGATCACCGCCGCCGCGGCCGCCGCGGCCAGGTCGGTGAGGCGGCGACGGGCGGGCGAGGGTGTGGCGGAGGACATCCGCTCGACCTTATCGAGCGTCTGGCCCCTCGCCGGTCGCCACACGCGGGGGCGGCCGGTCGCGATCCGTCCAGCCGTAGGCGTCGCGCCGGGTCACGACGATGACGATCACGAAGATCGCCCAGCCCCACTCGACGATGAGCCGCGACTCGGTCAGGCCGTGGACGAGCAGGAGGGTCAGCAGCAGCACGGGCAGCAGGTCGAGCGCGGACCACGCGGCCTCGCGCCCCACGCCGAGGACGCGGCGGTCGGTCGCCCACGACCACGCCCGCAGCAGCACGCCGACGACCACGAGCAGGAACAGCACGAGGCCGACCCAGCCGAGCTGGAACCAGACGTCGAGGTACGCGTCGTGCGCCTGCAGGTAGACGACGCCGTTGCGCTCGGCGAGGTCGATGAACGGCTCGGAGATGGGGATCCAGTAGCTGACCCAGCCCCAGCCGACGACGGGGTGCTGCACCCCGAGGTCGAGCACCGCAGCCCAGATGTCGGTGCGGCCGGTCAGGTCGCCGCTCCGGCCTGCGATGGCGAGCAGCGGCTCGCGCGCGAGCACGAGCAGCCCCGCGGCGAGCAGCGCCAGCGCGGCGGCGGCGCCGTAGACCCGCGGACGCCTCTCGACGGGAGTCACTCGCAGCTTGGTGACCAGCAGGAGCACCAGGGCCACGGCCACGGCGCACACCAGGGTGGTGGCCGACCGCGTGAGCAGGAGGGCGAGCACGGCGGCGGCGATGCCGACCCGGCCGGCGTTCTTCGTCACCTGCCGGGCCGAGAGCTGCACCGCCGTCACGACGAGGGCGAGCAGCGCGAGCACGGCCAGGATGTTGCTGTTGCCCTGCAGCCCCTGGATGCGGCCCCCGGTGAACAGCTCGGCGCGTGACCAGAAGAAGGCGTCGGGCACGTCGCCGGAGCAGTCGGTGTAGACGGTGCAGACGGGCTGGCGGACGAACACGCCGACGACGAGCTCGAACAGCAGCGAGAGCCCGACGTGCAGCCGCAGCGCTCGCCCCAGGGCGATCACG from Frigoribacterium sp. PvP032 includes these protein-coding regions:
- a CDS encoding O-antigen ligase encodes the protein MTTTLPARRAAPAPPERARTLFATLVFLVLLGGDVLRNATSFWGWGVVCGVMVIAAAVVVARHPPRVRTLPRLLVLWLAFAVVSLAWSQYPAASAIGIVATLATTLGAVAVTSSLPWPSIVIALGRALRLHVGLSLLFELVVGVFVRQPVCTVYTDCSGDVPDAFFWSRAELFTGGRIQGLQGNSNILAVLALLALVVTAVQLSARQVTKNAGRVGIAAAVLALLLTRSATTLVCAVAVALVLLLVTKLRVTPVERRPRVYGAAAALALLAAGLLVLAREPLLAIAGRSGDLTGRTDIWAAVLDLGVQHPVVGWGWVSYWIPISEPFIDLAERNGVVYLQAHDAYLDVWFQLGWVGLVLFLLVVVGVLLRAWSWATDRRVLGVGREAAWSALDLLPVLLLTLLLVHGLTESRLIVEWGWAIFVIVIVVTRRDAYGWTDRDRPPPRVATGEGPDAR